The following are encoded together in the Candidatus Hydrogenedentota bacterium genome:
- a CDS encoding type II toxin-antitoxin system VapC family toxin, with protein sequence MRRLLDTNICIELIRNRSPKALKKLRQHEIGAVGISVITFAELAHGVEKSAKPDQNQIALSQFCAPLEIRAFDDSAALVYGRVRAELERLGQVIGPMDLLIAAHAIALNATLVTNNERKFRRIKGLRVENWL encoded by the coding sequence ATCCGCCGCCTGCTGGACACAAACATCTGCATCGAGCTCATCCGGAACAGAAGCCCCAAAGCCCTAAAAAAACTGCGCCAACACGAAATCGGCGCCGTGGGCATTTCAGTGATTACTTTCGCAGAACTCGCCCACGGCGTGGAAAAAAGCGCCAAACCGGATCAAAACCAAATCGCCCTGAGCCAGTTCTGCGCGCCCCTTGAGATACGCGCCTTCGACGACTCCGCCGCGCTGGTCTACGGGCGTGTCCGGGCCGAACTTGAACGTTTGGGACAGGTCATCGGCCCGATGGACCTGCTCATCGCCGCCCACGCCATCGCCCTGAACGCCACACTGGTCACCAACAACGAGCGGAAGTTCCGGCGGATAAAGGGCCTGCGCGTCGAAAACTGGCTGTAA
- a CDS encoding AbrB/MazE/SpoVT family DNA-binding domain-containing protein, translated as MNTAKVFLNGRSQAVRLPKEFQFSTGEVCVNKVGGVVMLFPREKGWEILAESLDHFTRDFMETRDQGAPTEERHPL; from the coding sequence ATGAACACCGCGAAAGTCTTTCTCAACGGCCGAAGCCAGGCGGTACGGCTGCCCAAAGAATTTCAGTTCTCCACCGGCGAGGTCTGCGTGAACAAAGTGGGCGGCGTGGTGATGCTCTTCCCCCGCGAGAAAGGCTGGGAAATTCTCGCCGAAAGCCTCGACCATTTCACCCGGGACTTCATGGAGACCCGCGACCAGGGAGCGCCGACGGAAGAGCGGCACCCCCTATGA